From a single Tachypleus tridentatus isolate NWPU-2018 chromosome 6, ASM421037v1, whole genome shotgun sequence genomic region:
- the LOC143251502 gene encoding uncharacterized protein LOC143251502 produces MCKAYKVYFGMPVRDQDKPWVFYLKALQKTLEGWCRGEKRTMKFVIPRIWREPSDLSSNCYFCMMDTFKRQAGKNASAVMYSNLPLSITTVPHCPEFPVLTPPKKK; encoded by the exons atgtgtaaagCCTATAAggtatatttcggcatgcctgtcagggatcaagacaaaccctgggtatTTTACCTGAAAGCACTGCagaaaactctagaag gatggtgcAGAGGGGAAAAGAGAACCATGAAGTTcgttattccaagaatttggcgtgaaccaaGTGACctctcaagcaattgctacttctgtatGATGGACACTTTCAAACgtcaggctggcaagaatgcatctgctgtCATGTATTCAAACCTTCCATTATCCATCACcacagtgccacactgccctgagttCCCTGTACTTACTCCGCCGAAAAAAAAGTA